A single region of the Myripristis murdjan chromosome 3, fMyrMur1.1, whole genome shotgun sequence genome encodes:
- the tle3b gene encoding transducin-like enhancer protein 3-B isoform X13, whose translation MLFPTLHFQAPHQPGQPGFKFTVAESCDRIKDEFQFLQAQYHSLKVEYDKLANEKTEMQRHYVMYYEMSYGLNIEMHKQTEIAKRLNAILAQIMPFLSQEHQQQVAQAVERAKQVTMTELNAIIGQQLQAQHLSHAAHGPPVQLPPHPSGLQPPGIPPVTGAGSGLLALGALGSQAHLPVKDEKNHHDLEHRERESSTNNSVSPSDSLRAASEKHRGSSDYGLDSKKRKVDDKDSMSRYDSDGDKSDDLVVDVSNEDPATPRVSPAHSPPENGLDKSRVLKKDAAPNSPASVASSGSTPSSKAKDHAHVSNDKSSTPGLKSTTPTPRNEAPTPGTSTTPGLRPLTMGKPPGMEALAAPALRTPLSIAGSYATPFAMMGHHEMNGSLTSPGVYPGLISPQMSAAAAAAYGRSPMAGFDPHPHMRAPGLPASLTSISGGKPAYSFHVSADGQMQPVPFPPDALIGPGIPRHARQINTLSHGEVVCAVTISNPTRHVYTGGKGCVKIWDISQPGSKSPVSQLDCLNRDNYIRSCKLLPDGRTLIVGGEASTLTIWDLASQTPRIKAELTSSAPACYALAISPDAKVCFSCCSDGNIAVWDLHNQTLVRQFQGHTDGASCIDISHDGTKLWTGGLDNTVRSWDLREGRQLQQHDFTSQIFSLGYCPTGEWLAVGMESSNVEVLHHTKPDKYQLHLHESCVLSLKFAYCGKWFVSTGKDNLLNAWRTPYGASIFQSKESSSVLSCDISADDKYIVTGSGDKKATVYEVIY comes from the exons ATGTTATTTCCAACCTTGCATTTTCAGGCACCTCACCAGCCAGGGCAGCCTGGCTTCAAGTTCACCGTGGCGGAGTCGTGCGACAGGATCAAAGACGAATTTCAGTTCCTGCAGGCGCAGTACCACAG TCTCAAAGTGGAGTACGATAAACTGGCCAACGAAAAGACGGAGATGCAGCGTCACTATGTCATG taCTATGAGATGTCCTATGGGCTCAACATTGAGATGCACAAACAG ACTGAGATTGCCAAACGCCTCAATGCAATCCTGGCTCAGATCATGCCGTTCTTGTCACAAGAG caTCAACAGCAGGTGGCCCAGGCTGTTGAGCGGGCTAAGCAGGTGACTATGACCGAGCTGAATGCCATCATCGGG cagcagctccaagCCCAGCACCTCTCTCATGCAGCCCACGGACCCCCTGTCCAGCTGCCCCCCCACCCATCAGGCCTTCAGCCCCCTGGTATCCCCCCTGTGACGGGTGCCGGCTCAGGCCTGTTGGCGCTGGGTGCCCTGGGCAGCCAGGCCCACCTGCCTGTCAAAGACGAGAAGAACCACCACGACCTGGAGCACAGAG AACGCGAGTCGAGCACG AATAACTCTGTGTCACCGTCGGACAGCCTGCGCGCCGCTAGCGAGAAGCACCGCGGCTCTTCGGATTACGGCCTCGACTCCAAGAAACGCAAAGTGGACGACAAAGACAGCATGAGTAGATAT GACAGTGACGGAGACAAGAGTGATGATTTGGTAGTGGACGTCTCCAATGAG GATCCAGCCACCCCTCGGGTGAGCCCCGCTCACTCCCCTCCGGAGAACGGCTTGGATAAGTCACGGGTACTGAAGAAGGATGCTGCCCCCAATAGCCCCGCCTCCGTTGCCTCATCAGGCAGCACACCCTCCTCCAAAGCCAAGGACCACGCCCATGTGAGT AATGACAAGTCATCCACGCCTGGCCTGAAGTCCACGACACCCACCCCCAGGAACGAGGCCCCCACGCCCGGCACCAGCACCACTCCAGGACTACGGCCCCTAACGATGGGAAAACCGCCTGGCATGGAGGCACTGG cTGCCCCTGCTCTGCGAACACCGCTGTCCATCGCAGGTTCCTACGCCACTCCGTTCGCCATGATGGGTCATCATGAGATGAACGGATCCCTAACCAGCCCAGGGGTTTATCCTGGTCTCATCTCACCACAGATgagtgctgcagctgcagctgcttaTGGACGCTCACCAATG GCAGGGTTTGATCCTCACCCTCACATGAGAGCTCCCGGCCTGCCAGCCAGCCTCACCTCCATCTCTGGTGGAAAACC GGCTTACTCCTTTCATGTGAGTGCTGATGGCCAGATGCAGCCCGTGCCCTTCCCTCCAGATGCATTGATAGGTCCAGGCATTCCACGCCATGCCCGCCAGATCAACACACTGAGCCATGGTGAGGTGGTGTGCGCCGTCACCATCAGCAACCCCACGCGCCACGTCTACACTGGTGGCAAGGGCTGCGTCAAGATCTGGGACATCAGCCAGCCAGGAAGCAAGAGTCCGGTTTCTCAACTTGACTGTCTG AACCGGGACAATTACATTCGCTCCTGCAAGCTGTTGCCTGACGGCCGCACCCTGATCGTGGGTGGCGAGGCCAGCACGCTGACCATCTGGGACCTGGCCTCACAGACACCCCGCATAAAGGCAGAGCTCACCTCCTCTGCTCCGGCCTGCTATGCCCTGGCCATCAGCCCTGATGCCAAGGTCTgcttctcctgctgctcagaCGGGAACATCGCTGTGTGGGATCTCCACAACCAGACCCTTGTCAG GCAGTTCCAGGGCCACACAGATGGGGCCAGCTGCATTGACATCTCCCACGATGGGACCAAACTGTGGACTGGAGGGTTGGACAACACAGTTCGCTCCTGGGATCTGAGAGAGGGACGGCAGCTCCAGCAACACGACTTCACCTCACAG ATCTTCTCGTTGGGTTACTGCCCCACCGGGGAATGGCTGGCAGTGGGCATGGAGAGCAGCAACGTGGAGGTGCTCCACCACACCAAGCCTGACAAGTACCAGCTGCACCTGCACGAAAGCTGCGTCCTCTCACTCAAGTTCGCCTACTGTG GTAAATGGTTTGTGAGCACAGGGAAGGACAATCTGCTGAATGCATGGAGGACTCCTTACGGTGCAAGCATATTCCAG TCCAAGGAGTCGTCCTCTGTCCTGAGTTGTGACATTTCAGCGGATGACAAATACATTGTGACAGGTTCTGGTGACAAGAAGGCCACCGTCTACGAGGTCATCTACTAG
- the tle3b gene encoding transducin-like enhancer protein 3-B isoform X3, which produces MLFPTLHFQAPHQPGQPGFKFTVAESCDRIKDEFQFLQAQYHSLKVEYDKLANEKTEMQRHYVMYYEMSYGLNIEMHKQTEIAKRLNAILAQIMPFLSQEHQQQVAQAVERAKQVTMTELNAIIGVRGLPNLPLTQQLQAQHLSHAAHGPPVQLPPHPSGLQPPGIPPVTGAGSGLLALGALGSQAHLPVKDEKNHHDLEHRGPSSFHSPLAIPLVKERESSTNNSVSPSDSLRAASEKHRGSSDYGLDSKKRKVDDKDSMSRYDSDGDKSDDLVVDVSNEDPATPRVSPAHSPPENGLDKSRVLKKDAAPNSPASVASSGSTPSSKAKDHAHVSNDKSSTPGLKSTTPTPRNEAPTPGTSTTPGLRPLTMGKPPGMEALAAPALRTPLSIAGSYATPFAMMGHHEMNGSLTSPGVYPGLISPQMSAAAAAAYGRSPMAGFDPHPHMRAPGLPASLTSISGGKPAYSFHVSADGQMQPVPFPPDALIGPGIPRHARQINTLSHGEVVCAVTISNPTRHVYTGGKGCVKIWDISQPGSKSPVSQLDCLNRDNYIRSCKLLPDGRTLIVGGEASTLTIWDLASQTPRIKAELTSSAPACYALAISPDAKVCFSCCSDGNIAVWDLHNQTLVRQFQGHTDGASCIDISHDGTKLWTGGLDNTVRSWDLREGRQLQQHDFTSQIFSLGYCPTGEWLAVGMESSNVEVLHHTKPDKYQLHLHESCVLSLKFAYCGKWFVSTGKDNLLNAWRTPYGASIFQSKESSSVLSCDISADDKYIVTGSGDKKATVYEVIY; this is translated from the exons ATGTTATTTCCAACCTTGCATTTTCAGGCACCTCACCAGCCAGGGCAGCCTGGCTTCAAGTTCACCGTGGCGGAGTCGTGCGACAGGATCAAAGACGAATTTCAGTTCCTGCAGGCGCAGTACCACAG TCTCAAAGTGGAGTACGATAAACTGGCCAACGAAAAGACGGAGATGCAGCGTCACTATGTCATG taCTATGAGATGTCCTATGGGCTCAACATTGAGATGCACAAACAG ACTGAGATTGCCAAACGCCTCAATGCAATCCTGGCTCAGATCATGCCGTTCTTGTCACAAGAG caTCAACAGCAGGTGGCCCAGGCTGTTGAGCGGGCTAAGCAGGTGACTATGACCGAGCTGAATGCCATCATCGGGGTACGTGGACTTCCCAATCTGCCTCTCACC cagcagctccaagCCCAGCACCTCTCTCATGCAGCCCACGGACCCCCTGTCCAGCTGCCCCCCCACCCATCAGGCCTTCAGCCCCCTGGTATCCCCCCTGTGACGGGTGCCGGCTCAGGCCTGTTGGCGCTGGGTGCCCTGGGCAGCCAGGCCCACCTGCCTGTCAAAGACGAGAAGAACCACCACGACCTGGAGCACAGAG gcCCGTCATCTTTTCACTCCCCCCTGGCGATTCCTCTGGTGAAAGAACGCGAGTCGAGCACG AATAACTCTGTGTCACCGTCGGACAGCCTGCGCGCCGCTAGCGAGAAGCACCGCGGCTCTTCGGATTACGGCCTCGACTCCAAGAAACGCAAAGTGGACGACAAAGACAGCATGAGTAGATAT GACAGTGACGGAGACAAGAGTGATGATTTGGTAGTGGACGTCTCCAATGAG GATCCAGCCACCCCTCGGGTGAGCCCCGCTCACTCCCCTCCGGAGAACGGCTTGGATAAGTCACGGGTACTGAAGAAGGATGCTGCCCCCAATAGCCCCGCCTCCGTTGCCTCATCAGGCAGCACACCCTCCTCCAAAGCCAAGGACCACGCCCATGTGAGT AATGACAAGTCATCCACGCCTGGCCTGAAGTCCACGACACCCACCCCCAGGAACGAGGCCCCCACGCCCGGCACCAGCACCACTCCAGGACTACGGCCCCTAACGATGGGAAAACCGCCTGGCATGGAGGCACTGG cTGCCCCTGCTCTGCGAACACCGCTGTCCATCGCAGGTTCCTACGCCACTCCGTTCGCCATGATGGGTCATCATGAGATGAACGGATCCCTAACCAGCCCAGGGGTTTATCCTGGTCTCATCTCACCACAGATgagtgctgcagctgcagctgcttaTGGACGCTCACCAATG GCAGGGTTTGATCCTCACCCTCACATGAGAGCTCCCGGCCTGCCAGCCAGCCTCACCTCCATCTCTGGTGGAAAACC GGCTTACTCCTTTCATGTGAGTGCTGATGGCCAGATGCAGCCCGTGCCCTTCCCTCCAGATGCATTGATAGGTCCAGGCATTCCACGCCATGCCCGCCAGATCAACACACTGAGCCATGGTGAGGTGGTGTGCGCCGTCACCATCAGCAACCCCACGCGCCACGTCTACACTGGTGGCAAGGGCTGCGTCAAGATCTGGGACATCAGCCAGCCAGGAAGCAAGAGTCCGGTTTCTCAACTTGACTGTCTG AACCGGGACAATTACATTCGCTCCTGCAAGCTGTTGCCTGACGGCCGCACCCTGATCGTGGGTGGCGAGGCCAGCACGCTGACCATCTGGGACCTGGCCTCACAGACACCCCGCATAAAGGCAGAGCTCACCTCCTCTGCTCCGGCCTGCTATGCCCTGGCCATCAGCCCTGATGCCAAGGTCTgcttctcctgctgctcagaCGGGAACATCGCTGTGTGGGATCTCCACAACCAGACCCTTGTCAG GCAGTTCCAGGGCCACACAGATGGGGCCAGCTGCATTGACATCTCCCACGATGGGACCAAACTGTGGACTGGAGGGTTGGACAACACAGTTCGCTCCTGGGATCTGAGAGAGGGACGGCAGCTCCAGCAACACGACTTCACCTCACAG ATCTTCTCGTTGGGTTACTGCCCCACCGGGGAATGGCTGGCAGTGGGCATGGAGAGCAGCAACGTGGAGGTGCTCCACCACACCAAGCCTGACAAGTACCAGCTGCACCTGCACGAAAGCTGCGTCCTCTCACTCAAGTTCGCCTACTGTG GTAAATGGTTTGTGAGCACAGGGAAGGACAATCTGCTGAATGCATGGAGGACTCCTTACGGTGCAAGCATATTCCAG TCCAAGGAGTCGTCCTCTGTCCTGAGTTGTGACATTTCAGCGGATGACAAATACATTGTGACAGGTTCTGGTGACAAGAAGGCCACCGTCTACGAGGTCATCTACTAG
- the tle3b gene encoding transducin-like enhancer protein 3-B isoform X8, whose amino-acid sequence MLFPTLHFQAPHQPGQPGFKFTVAESCDRIKDEFQFLQAQYHSLKVEYDKLANEKTEMQRHYVMYYEMSYGLNIEMHKQTEIAKRLNAILAQIMPFLSQEHQQQVAQAVERAKQVTMTELNAIIGQQLQAQHLSHAAHGPPVQLPPHPSGLQPPGIPPVTGAGSGLLALGALGSQAHLPVKDEKNHHDLEHRGPSSFHSPLAIPLVKERESSTNNSVSPSDSLRAASEKHRGSSDYGLDSKKRKVDDKDSMSRYDSDGDKSDDLVVDVSNEDPATPRVSPAHSPPENGLDKSRVLKKDAAPNSPASVASSGSTPSSKAKDHAHVSNDKSSTPGLKSTTPTPRNEAPTPGTSTTPGLRPLTMGKPPGMEALAAPALRTPLSIAGSYATPFAMMGHHEMNGSLTSPGVYPGLISPQMSAAAAAAYGRSPMAGFDPHPHMRAPGLPASLTSISGGKPAYSFHVSADGQMQPVPFPPDALIGPGIPRHARQINTLSHGEVVCAVTISNPTRHVYTGGKGCVKIWDISQPGSKSPVSQLDCLNRDNYIRSCKLLPDGRTLIVGGEASTLTIWDLASQTPRIKAELTSSAPACYALAISPDAKVCFSCCSDGNIAVWDLHNQTLVRQFQGHTDGASCIDISHDGTKLWTGGLDNTVRSWDLREGRQLQQHDFTSQIFSLGYCPTGEWLAVGMESSNVEVLHHTKPDKYQLHLHESCVLSLKFAYCGKWFVSTGKDNLLNAWRTPYGASIFQSKESSSVLSCDISADDKYIVTGSGDKKATVYEVIY is encoded by the exons ATGTTATTTCCAACCTTGCATTTTCAGGCACCTCACCAGCCAGGGCAGCCTGGCTTCAAGTTCACCGTGGCGGAGTCGTGCGACAGGATCAAAGACGAATTTCAGTTCCTGCAGGCGCAGTACCACAG TCTCAAAGTGGAGTACGATAAACTGGCCAACGAAAAGACGGAGATGCAGCGTCACTATGTCATG taCTATGAGATGTCCTATGGGCTCAACATTGAGATGCACAAACAG ACTGAGATTGCCAAACGCCTCAATGCAATCCTGGCTCAGATCATGCCGTTCTTGTCACAAGAG caTCAACAGCAGGTGGCCCAGGCTGTTGAGCGGGCTAAGCAGGTGACTATGACCGAGCTGAATGCCATCATCGGG cagcagctccaagCCCAGCACCTCTCTCATGCAGCCCACGGACCCCCTGTCCAGCTGCCCCCCCACCCATCAGGCCTTCAGCCCCCTGGTATCCCCCCTGTGACGGGTGCCGGCTCAGGCCTGTTGGCGCTGGGTGCCCTGGGCAGCCAGGCCCACCTGCCTGTCAAAGACGAGAAGAACCACCACGACCTGGAGCACAGAG gcCCGTCATCTTTTCACTCCCCCCTGGCGATTCCTCTGGTGAAAGAACGCGAGTCGAGCACG AATAACTCTGTGTCACCGTCGGACAGCCTGCGCGCCGCTAGCGAGAAGCACCGCGGCTCTTCGGATTACGGCCTCGACTCCAAGAAACGCAAAGTGGACGACAAAGACAGCATGAGTAGATAT GACAGTGACGGAGACAAGAGTGATGATTTGGTAGTGGACGTCTCCAATGAG GATCCAGCCACCCCTCGGGTGAGCCCCGCTCACTCCCCTCCGGAGAACGGCTTGGATAAGTCACGGGTACTGAAGAAGGATGCTGCCCCCAATAGCCCCGCCTCCGTTGCCTCATCAGGCAGCACACCCTCCTCCAAAGCCAAGGACCACGCCCATGTGAGT AATGACAAGTCATCCACGCCTGGCCTGAAGTCCACGACACCCACCCCCAGGAACGAGGCCCCCACGCCCGGCACCAGCACCACTCCAGGACTACGGCCCCTAACGATGGGAAAACCGCCTGGCATGGAGGCACTGG cTGCCCCTGCTCTGCGAACACCGCTGTCCATCGCAGGTTCCTACGCCACTCCGTTCGCCATGATGGGTCATCATGAGATGAACGGATCCCTAACCAGCCCAGGGGTTTATCCTGGTCTCATCTCACCACAGATgagtgctgcagctgcagctgcttaTGGACGCTCACCAATG GCAGGGTTTGATCCTCACCCTCACATGAGAGCTCCCGGCCTGCCAGCCAGCCTCACCTCCATCTCTGGTGGAAAACC GGCTTACTCCTTTCATGTGAGTGCTGATGGCCAGATGCAGCCCGTGCCCTTCCCTCCAGATGCATTGATAGGTCCAGGCATTCCACGCCATGCCCGCCAGATCAACACACTGAGCCATGGTGAGGTGGTGTGCGCCGTCACCATCAGCAACCCCACGCGCCACGTCTACACTGGTGGCAAGGGCTGCGTCAAGATCTGGGACATCAGCCAGCCAGGAAGCAAGAGTCCGGTTTCTCAACTTGACTGTCTG AACCGGGACAATTACATTCGCTCCTGCAAGCTGTTGCCTGACGGCCGCACCCTGATCGTGGGTGGCGAGGCCAGCACGCTGACCATCTGGGACCTGGCCTCACAGACACCCCGCATAAAGGCAGAGCTCACCTCCTCTGCTCCGGCCTGCTATGCCCTGGCCATCAGCCCTGATGCCAAGGTCTgcttctcctgctgctcagaCGGGAACATCGCTGTGTGGGATCTCCACAACCAGACCCTTGTCAG GCAGTTCCAGGGCCACACAGATGGGGCCAGCTGCATTGACATCTCCCACGATGGGACCAAACTGTGGACTGGAGGGTTGGACAACACAGTTCGCTCCTGGGATCTGAGAGAGGGACGGCAGCTCCAGCAACACGACTTCACCTCACAG ATCTTCTCGTTGGGTTACTGCCCCACCGGGGAATGGCTGGCAGTGGGCATGGAGAGCAGCAACGTGGAGGTGCTCCACCACACCAAGCCTGACAAGTACCAGCTGCACCTGCACGAAAGCTGCGTCCTCTCACTCAAGTTCGCCTACTGTG GTAAATGGTTTGTGAGCACAGGGAAGGACAATCTGCTGAATGCATGGAGGACTCCTTACGGTGCAAGCATATTCCAG TCCAAGGAGTCGTCCTCTGTCCTGAGTTGTGACATTTCAGCGGATGACAAATACATTGTGACAGGTTCTGGTGACAAGAAGGCCACCGTCTACGAGGTCATCTACTAG
- the tle3b gene encoding transducin-like enhancer protein 3-B isoform X4, whose amino-acid sequence MLFPTLHFQAPHQPGQPGFKFTVAESCDRIKDEFQFLQAQYHSLKVEYDKLANEKTEMQRHYVMYYEMSYGLNIEMHKQTEIAKRLNAILAQIMPFLSQEHQQQVAQAVERAKQVTMTELNAIIGVRGLPNLPLTQQQLQAQHLSHAAHGPPVQLPPHPSGLQPPGIPPVTGAGSGLLALGALGSQAHLPVKDEKNHHDLEHRGPSSFHSPLAIPLVKERESSTNNSVSPSDSLRAASEKHRGSSDYGLDSKKRKVDDKDSMSRYDSDGDKSDDLVVDVSNEDPATPRVSPAHSPPENGLDKSRVLKKDAAPNSPASVASSGSTPSSKAKDHAHNDKSSTPGLKSTTPTPRNEAPTPGTSTTPGLRPLTMGKPPGMEALAAPALRTPLSIAGSYATPFAMMGHHEMNGSLTSPGVYPGLISPQMSAAAAAAYGRSPMAGFDPHPHMRAPGLPASLTSISGGKPAYSFHVSADGQMQPVPFPPDALIGPGIPRHARQINTLSHGEVVCAVTISNPTRHVYTGGKGCVKIWDISQPGSKSPVSQLDCLNRDNYIRSCKLLPDGRTLIVGGEASTLTIWDLASQTPRIKAELTSSAPACYALAISPDAKVCFSCCSDGNIAVWDLHNQTLVRQFQGHTDGASCIDISHDGTKLWTGGLDNTVRSWDLREGRQLQQHDFTSQIFSLGYCPTGEWLAVGMESSNVEVLHHTKPDKYQLHLHESCVLSLKFAYCGKWFVSTGKDNLLNAWRTPYGASIFQSKESSSVLSCDISADDKYIVTGSGDKKATVYEVIY is encoded by the exons ATGTTATTTCCAACCTTGCATTTTCAGGCACCTCACCAGCCAGGGCAGCCTGGCTTCAAGTTCACCGTGGCGGAGTCGTGCGACAGGATCAAAGACGAATTTCAGTTCCTGCAGGCGCAGTACCACAG TCTCAAAGTGGAGTACGATAAACTGGCCAACGAAAAGACGGAGATGCAGCGTCACTATGTCATG taCTATGAGATGTCCTATGGGCTCAACATTGAGATGCACAAACAG ACTGAGATTGCCAAACGCCTCAATGCAATCCTGGCTCAGATCATGCCGTTCTTGTCACAAGAG caTCAACAGCAGGTGGCCCAGGCTGTTGAGCGGGCTAAGCAGGTGACTATGACCGAGCTGAATGCCATCATCGGGGTACGTGGACTTCCCAATCTGCCTCTCACC cagcagcagctccaagCCCAGCACCTCTCTCATGCAGCCCACGGACCCCCTGTCCAGCTGCCCCCCCACCCATCAGGCCTTCAGCCCCCTGGTATCCCCCCTGTGACGGGTGCCGGCTCAGGCCTGTTGGCGCTGGGTGCCCTGGGCAGCCAGGCCCACCTGCCTGTCAAAGACGAGAAGAACCACCACGACCTGGAGCACAGAG gcCCGTCATCTTTTCACTCCCCCCTGGCGATTCCTCTGGTGAAAGAACGCGAGTCGAGCACG AATAACTCTGTGTCACCGTCGGACAGCCTGCGCGCCGCTAGCGAGAAGCACCGCGGCTCTTCGGATTACGGCCTCGACTCCAAGAAACGCAAAGTGGACGACAAAGACAGCATGAGTAGATAT GACAGTGACGGAGACAAGAGTGATGATTTGGTAGTGGACGTCTCCAATGAG GATCCAGCCACCCCTCGGGTGAGCCCCGCTCACTCCCCTCCGGAGAACGGCTTGGATAAGTCACGGGTACTGAAGAAGGATGCTGCCCCCAATAGCCCCGCCTCCGTTGCCTCATCAGGCAGCACACCCTCCTCCAAAGCCAAGGACCACGCCCAT AATGACAAGTCATCCACGCCTGGCCTGAAGTCCACGACACCCACCCCCAGGAACGAGGCCCCCACGCCCGGCACCAGCACCACTCCAGGACTACGGCCCCTAACGATGGGAAAACCGCCTGGCATGGAGGCACTGG cTGCCCCTGCTCTGCGAACACCGCTGTCCATCGCAGGTTCCTACGCCACTCCGTTCGCCATGATGGGTCATCATGAGATGAACGGATCCCTAACCAGCCCAGGGGTTTATCCTGGTCTCATCTCACCACAGATgagtgctgcagctgcagctgcttaTGGACGCTCACCAATG GCAGGGTTTGATCCTCACCCTCACATGAGAGCTCCCGGCCTGCCAGCCAGCCTCACCTCCATCTCTGGTGGAAAACC GGCTTACTCCTTTCATGTGAGTGCTGATGGCCAGATGCAGCCCGTGCCCTTCCCTCCAGATGCATTGATAGGTCCAGGCATTCCACGCCATGCCCGCCAGATCAACACACTGAGCCATGGTGAGGTGGTGTGCGCCGTCACCATCAGCAACCCCACGCGCCACGTCTACACTGGTGGCAAGGGCTGCGTCAAGATCTGGGACATCAGCCAGCCAGGAAGCAAGAGTCCGGTTTCTCAACTTGACTGTCTG AACCGGGACAATTACATTCGCTCCTGCAAGCTGTTGCCTGACGGCCGCACCCTGATCGTGGGTGGCGAGGCCAGCACGCTGACCATCTGGGACCTGGCCTCACAGACACCCCGCATAAAGGCAGAGCTCACCTCCTCTGCTCCGGCCTGCTATGCCCTGGCCATCAGCCCTGATGCCAAGGTCTgcttctcctgctgctcagaCGGGAACATCGCTGTGTGGGATCTCCACAACCAGACCCTTGTCAG GCAGTTCCAGGGCCACACAGATGGGGCCAGCTGCATTGACATCTCCCACGATGGGACCAAACTGTGGACTGGAGGGTTGGACAACACAGTTCGCTCCTGGGATCTGAGAGAGGGACGGCAGCTCCAGCAACACGACTTCACCTCACAG ATCTTCTCGTTGGGTTACTGCCCCACCGGGGAATGGCTGGCAGTGGGCATGGAGAGCAGCAACGTGGAGGTGCTCCACCACACCAAGCCTGACAAGTACCAGCTGCACCTGCACGAAAGCTGCGTCCTCTCACTCAAGTTCGCCTACTGTG GTAAATGGTTTGTGAGCACAGGGAAGGACAATCTGCTGAATGCATGGAGGACTCCTTACGGTGCAAGCATATTCCAG TCCAAGGAGTCGTCCTCTGTCCTGAGTTGTGACATTTCAGCGGATGACAAATACATTGTGACAGGTTCTGGTGACAAGAAGGCCACCGTCTACGAGGTCATCTACTAG